One Babylonia areolata isolate BAREFJ2019XMU chromosome 27, ASM4173473v1, whole genome shotgun sequence DNA window includes the following coding sequences:
- the LOC143301193 gene encoding uridine 5'-monophosphate synthase-like isoform X1 gives MADGASRRLSFEELIIKLYEVEGVKFGAFKLKNGMISPVYFDLRVTISYPDLMVQVSEYLWEAAKKSGSTMDCVCGVPYTALPLATLISANHGVPMVIRRKEAKDYGTKKLIEGAFKEGDKCLIVEDIVTSGDSIWETVEALNSVGVKVTHAVVLLDRGQGGDQRLKNRGIHLHSVCTLSKALDVLQKAGKIETAMVKSVADFIAANPVSPTADNTAPSGLSSGDGQSPQKKQKKELSFGERAGLCSNTVARRLMEVMEAKRSNLVLSADLTDSQQLLQLIERVAPYVCAVKTHVDIVEDYTADFATRLTQLSDTHNFLIFEDRKFADIGHTVSLQYERGVYHISDWAHIVNAHTLPGPGVVQALKQVGQAKGRACLLIAEMSSAGSLASADYVKATVKMAEEHKDFVIGFICQSKLTSDPTFLHMTPGVQLEEGVDSLGQRYLTPDEVITKRGSDILIVGRGITKAEDPVAMAKRYQEAGFAAYLARLQ, from the exons ATGGCAGACGGCGCGAGCAGACGACTATCTTTCGAAGAGCTGATTATAAAATTGTACGAAGTTGAAGGTGTGAAATTTGGCGCGTTTAAACTGAAAAATGGGATGATTTCACCAGTGTATTTTGATCTGAGGGTGACTATTTCCTACCCAGATTTGATG GTCCAGGTGTCTGAGTACCTATGGGAAGCAGCGAAGAAGAGTGGCAGTACCATGGACTGTGTCTGTGGGGTCCCCTACACTGCTTTGCCATTGGctacg CTCATCTCAGCCAACCACGGGGTTCCCATGGTGATCCGTCGCAAGGAAGCCAAGGACTATGGGACAAAGAAGCTGATTGAGGGTGCCTTTAAGGAGGGGGACAAGTGTCTGATTGTGGAGGACATTGTCACCAGTGGTGACAGTATCTGGGAGACAGTGGAG GCGCTGAACAGTGTTGGGGTCAAGGTGACCCATGCTGTGGTGCTGCTGGACAGAGGGCAGGGAGGGGACCAGCGTTTGAAGAACAGAGGCATCCACCTGCACAG tgtgtgcacactgtcCAAGGCACTGGATGTACTGCAGAAGGCAGGTAAGATAGAAACAGCCATGGTGAAGAGTGTGGCAGACTTCATTGCTGCCAACCCAGTTTCTCCCACTGCTGACAACACTGCACCATCTGGCCTCTCATCGGGGGATGGGCAGTCTCCgcagaaaaagcagaaaaag GAGCTCAGCTTTGGGGAGCGAGCAGGGCTGTGCAGCAACACCGTCGCTCGACGTCTGATGGAGGTGATGGAGGCCAAGAGGTCCAACCTCGTCCTCTCTGCAGATCTCACCGACTCTCAGCAACTCTTGCAG ttGATTGAGCGGGTAGCGCCctatgtgtgtgctgtgaagaCCCATGTGGACATAGTGGAGGATTACACAGCTGATTTTGCCACTCGTCTCACTCAGCTGTCCGACACACATAACTTTCTTATCTTTGAAGacag GAAGTTTGCAGACATCGGCCACACAGTGTCCCTGCAGTACGAGCGGGGTGTGTACCACATCAGCGACTGGGCCCACATCGTCAACGCCCACACCCTGCCAGGCCCTGGTGTTGTCCAAGCTCTCAAACAG gtggGGCAAGCCAAAGGAAGAGCATGTCTCCTGATTGCTGAGATGAGTTCTGCAGGCAGCCTGGCCTCTGCTGATTACGTCAAAG CCACGGTGAAAATGGCAGAGGAGCACAAGGACTTTGTCATCGGCTTCATCTGTCAGTCCAAGCTGACCTCTGACCCCACATTCCTGCATATGACTCCAG GGGTACAGCTTGAAGAGGGGGTGGACAGTCTCGGTCAGCGCTACCTGACCCCCGATGAGGTCATCACCAAGCGAGGGTCGGACATCCTGATTGTGGGAAGGGGCATCACCAAAGCTGAGGATCCTGTTGCCATGGCAAAACGGTACCAGGAGGCTGGCTTTGCTGCCTATCTGGCACGGCTGCAGTAG
- the LOC143301193 gene encoding uridine 5'-monophosphate synthase-like isoform X2: protein MVIRRKEAKDYGTKKLIEGAFKEGDKCLIVEDIVTSGDSIWETVEALNSVGVKVTHAVVLLDRGQGGDQRLKNRGIHLHSVCTLSKALDVLQKAGKIETAMVKSVADFIAANPVSPTADNTAPSGLSSGDGQSPQKKQKKELSFGERAGLCSNTVARRLMEVMEAKRSNLVLSADLTDSQQLLQLIERVAPYVCAVKTHVDIVEDYTADFATRLTQLSDTHNFLIFEDRKFADIGHTVSLQYERGVYHISDWAHIVNAHTLPGPGVVQALKQVGQAKGRACLLIAEMSSAGSLASADYVKATVKMAEEHKDFVIGFICQSKLTSDPTFLHMTPGVQLEEGVDSLGQRYLTPDEVITKRGSDILIVGRGITKAEDPVAMAKRYQEAGFAAYLARLQ, encoded by the exons ATGGTGATCCGTCGCAAGGAAGCCAAGGACTATGGGACAAAGAAGCTGATTGAGGGTGCCTTTAAGGAGGGGGACAAGTGTCTGATTGTGGAGGACATTGTCACCAGTGGTGACAGTATCTGGGAGACAGTGGAG GCGCTGAACAGTGTTGGGGTCAAGGTGACCCATGCTGTGGTGCTGCTGGACAGAGGGCAGGGAGGGGACCAGCGTTTGAAGAACAGAGGCATCCACCTGCACAG tgtgtgcacactgtcCAAGGCACTGGATGTACTGCAGAAGGCAGGTAAGATAGAAACAGCCATGGTGAAGAGTGTGGCAGACTTCATTGCTGCCAACCCAGTTTCTCCCACTGCTGACAACACTGCACCATCTGGCCTCTCATCGGGGGATGGGCAGTCTCCgcagaaaaagcagaaaaag GAGCTCAGCTTTGGGGAGCGAGCAGGGCTGTGCAGCAACACCGTCGCTCGACGTCTGATGGAGGTGATGGAGGCCAAGAGGTCCAACCTCGTCCTCTCTGCAGATCTCACCGACTCTCAGCAACTCTTGCAG ttGATTGAGCGGGTAGCGCCctatgtgtgtgctgtgaagaCCCATGTGGACATAGTGGAGGATTACACAGCTGATTTTGCCACTCGTCTCACTCAGCTGTCCGACACACATAACTTTCTTATCTTTGAAGacag GAAGTTTGCAGACATCGGCCACACAGTGTCCCTGCAGTACGAGCGGGGTGTGTACCACATCAGCGACTGGGCCCACATCGTCAACGCCCACACCCTGCCAGGCCCTGGTGTTGTCCAAGCTCTCAAACAG gtggGGCAAGCCAAAGGAAGAGCATGTCTCCTGATTGCTGAGATGAGTTCTGCAGGCAGCCTGGCCTCTGCTGATTACGTCAAAG CCACGGTGAAAATGGCAGAGGAGCACAAGGACTTTGTCATCGGCTTCATCTGTCAGTCCAAGCTGACCTCTGACCCCACATTCCTGCATATGACTCCAG GGGTACAGCTTGAAGAGGGGGTGGACAGTCTCGGTCAGCGCTACCTGACCCCCGATGAGGTCATCACCAAGCGAGGGTCGGACATCCTGATTGTGGGAAGGGGCATCACCAAAGCTGAGGATCCTGTTGCCATGGCAAAACGGTACCAGGAGGCTGGCTTTGCTGCCTATCTGGCACGGCTGCAGTAG